TGGGATGCGGCTCTTGTCTCGGCGCTGTCAATCAAAGCATCCGAGGAACGTGCGATATCAACATGGACATCAATATCATTCAACGCTGCATTGCCAAGCTGTCTGGACACACCATTCACGTCCATTTTACCGCCAGGTACCGGATAGATTGCCAGCGGATTGCTAATGTTTAGTTTGGAACCTTGATCCACTAATTGTTTCAGTGTTTCGAGGGTTAAACCGTCCACCTTCATATCCCCATCATTCGGTGAATGAATGGCGAACTGCTGGCCTGTGCCTTGTGACATGGCAACATTCAGCTTGGCTGGATCAACTTGAACCAATGTTTCTTTGTTGTCAGATGGTTTGGATGTAGCAAATGGTTGATGGTTACCATCCCGAGTTGTTTCCAGATTATCCTTCACGGGTGCCGGAGTTGGCGTTGGTACTGGCGCAGGTGTAGGTGTAGGTGCTGGTGTACTTCCACTGTTACCTCCTGTATTTCCACCGCCGCCATTGTTGCCTCCATTGTTGTTTCCATTGTCACTGGATGCTCTAGTCACGTTGATTTTATACGTCGTAACATTGCCAATTGAATCCGTTACTCTAACAACGATCTTATTTCCGCCAACTTGAAGAGGTAGATTCTCACTTGCACTACCACTTGTAACCTCGTTCCATTCTCCATCTCCAACAGCAATTTCAATCTTCCCAACTGGATCAAGTGCCGTTGGCGTTAACTGGAATTGATATACGCTATTCGGTACAGAGATGGTGTACGTATCTTTAGCTGGATCAAATGCCGGGGACAAACTTCCCACGGAAGGGACCAGCGTTTGTAACGTTGATATGTCATTACCAATCACTTTTGTAAGTCCCGTTCTTGCATCAGTCAGATCCAAAAGTGCTTTGTCTACCTGCGCTTGGGTCGCTGTCGGATCATTCAACACTCGCTCTGCTTCGTTCATTGCATTATCCAGTGCTGTCCAGCTCGCTGGTGTATAAGCTGACTCTTCCAGGCTTTCACCTGTAATTTCAGTTACTTTCGCTTGCAAAGCTGATTTATCTACATCTGGTACAGATGTTGTAGGGATTAGGCCCGTTCTTGCATTACTCAGATCCAGAAGCGCCTCATCTACCTGCGCTTGGGTTGCCGTTGGATCATTCAGCACTCGCTCTGCTTCGTTCATTGCATCATCCAGTGCTGTCCAGCTCGCTGGCGTATACGCTGATTCTTCCAGGCTTTCACCTGTAATTTCAGTTACTTTCGCTTGCAAAGCTGATTTATCTACATCTGGTACAGATGTTGTAGGGATTAGGCCCGTTCTTGCATCAGTCAGATCCAAAAGTGCTTTGTCTACCTGCGCTTGGGTCGCTGTCGGATCATTCAACACTCGATTTCCTTCATTCATCGCATCTTTGAGTGCTTCCCAGCTCGCTGGTGTGTACGCTGACTCTTCCAGGCTTTCACCTGTAATTTCAGTTACTTTCGCTTGCAAAACTGATTTATCGACAACGGGTACAGATGTTGTAGGGATTAGGCCCGTTCTTGCATCTGTCAGATCCTGAAGTGCCTTATCTACCTGCGCTTGGGTCGCTGTCAGATCATTCAACACTCGATTTGCTTCATTCATCGCATTATCCAGTGCTGTCCAGCTCGCTGGTGTGTACTCCTCTTCGTCCAGTTCACCTGTTTCGATCTTATCTTTAATCTCATCGATTTTGGCTTTCAACTTCGCCTTATCAATTACAACAACATAACTTTTCGTATTTGATGCTTCTGAATCTGCATATGCTGGATTGTTCGTCTTCGCTGTTACTGTCACCGTGTAGGCTCCAGCTTCCAGCGGCGGGTCCAATTGCGAAAGGTTAAGTACCGTTCCAGGCACCTCCACTGTCCGCTTTGTGCCGTCTTCCAGTTCGATTGTCACCTCATATTTATCTGCATGCTCAACTGCTTCCCATTTCAACTCATCGTCAGTCAGTGTGATGTCTGGCGCCGACAAAGGAGTGGCAGCAGTCACAATGGTAAAGTATGAATTTGGACCGAAATTTGAGGTATTAAGGGTTACTTGGTCGTTCTCAATTAAATGGTATGAGTCTTGGTCATCAAATTGAGCATCATCGCTGATTACAACATATTGAGGTAACGCCGGGTTACCTCCCGTTTCGGCTACCTGAAGTGTAATCTGTGATTCAGTCCAGTTTGCTTTCTGTACCTTGTAGATACGCTCCATCCCAAGCAGTTTTTTCTCATCTTTCATAATTGGCTTCTTGAATTCAGTACTTGCTCCATTGTCACCAAACGTAAAGAAAGAAGAATCGTTTGAGAATTCATTTTCATTAGCAGAATTTGTTTCCTCGATACTGTTGCCCAATGCAATCGTCACTACGGACCCCAGTGCCTGCGCTTTGGCTTGTTTCTGCATCAAGCCACTCTGATCATCTCGACCGATGCTTGTAATGCGATGGGTATAGACTGCGTTCTCCTGGGCATCCCAGATCGTAGCCATGTTTGAATCGACATATGAATTTGCTGTCGTCTGATCCATCGTGTAGCCATATTTGATCGCCAGATATGTGCTGACTTTTTGGCGTTCTGCGTCCGTAAGAGCATGGTCAAATACGATAATTTCTTCAATCGTACCCTGCCAATGTTCAATGCCCGTAGCTGCTGGGATCAGCTTACCGACTACTGCTCCGCCAGAGTTACCAGTATCCCATAGCTTAACATTATCTTTTCCCCAGTCATTTAGTTGCTGTACCTGCTTCATTTTACTGTACAATCTAGCTTGGTTTATACCAGTATCTCCGCCTGTCCAAGTAACAAATTGCTCGTTCGGGAAAGTCGTGCCCAAGAATCCTTCAGGGGTGTATAATGTTTGGTTCCTATCACTGTTAAATGTCGTCAAGCCGCCCCTTGTATTATTCTGAAGCATCCCCATTCCCGTATAAGCATTCGGTGTTTGTACTCCCCATGAAATAATATAATTGAGGCCTCCCGTTTTATTGGTTTTGCTAACGGTAATGATCGATCTGGGGCTCTTCCCTTGAGGAAGCTTACTTACATCCAGATTCATAAAACTACTCGTGCCGTTATATTCCAATACCGGATTGAAATTGATATTATGATTTTTATCATCCCAATAGGTCGGTTGATTAGCTTCCGTACTTTGGGTTGCATTGTTTATTTTACTGCCTTGATCTTCCCAGATACTCACCTTTTCGCCGCTGGCAACTCCGCTTACCCGCTCTGGTCGTAGCCATAGTGAAGGGGATCC
This Paenibacillus xylanexedens DNA region includes the following protein-coding sequences:
- a CDS encoding S-layer homology domain-containing protein — translated: MYTAKIRKKPWQRISMLVLSFILAIGTLPMSLAQAESTNQTPVGPGGVGSPSLWLRPERVSGVASGEKVSIWEDQGSKINNATQSTEANQPTYWDDKNHNINFNPVLEYNGTSSFMNLDVSKLPQGKSPRSIITVSKTNKTGGLNYIISWGVQTPNAYTGMGMLQNNTRGGLTTFNSDRNQTLYTPEGFLGTTFPNEQFVTWTGGDTGINQARLYSKMKQVQQLNDWGKDNVKLWDTGNSGGAVVGKLIPAATGIEHWQGTIEEIIVFDHALTDAERQKVSTYLAIKYGYTMDQTTANSYVDSNMATIWDAQENAVYTHRITSIGRDDQSGLMQKQAKAQALGSVVTIALGNSIEETNSANENEFSNDSSFFTFGDNGASTEFKKPIMKDEKKLLGMERIYKVQKANWTESQITLQVAETGGNPALPQYVVISDDAQFDDQDSYHLIENDQVTLNTSNFGPNSYFTIVTAATPLSAPDITLTDDELKWEAVEHADKYEVTIELEDGTKRTVEVPGTVLNLSQLDPPLEAGAYTVTVTAKTNNPAYADSEASNTKSYVVVIDKAKLKAKIDEIKDKIETGELDEEEYTPASWTALDNAMNEANRVLNDLTATQAQVDKALQDLTDARTGLIPTTSVPVVDKSVLQAKVTEITGESLEESAYTPASWEALKDAMNEGNRVLNDPTATQAQVDKALLDLTDARTGLIPTTSVPDVDKSALQAKVTEITGESLEESAYTPASWTALDDAMNEAERVLNDPTATQAQVDEALLDLSNARTGLIPTTSVPDVDKSALQAKVTEITGESLEESAYTPASWTALDNAMNEAERVLNDPTATQAQVDKALLDLTDARTGLTKVIGNDISTLQTLVPSVGSLSPAFDPAKDTYTISVPNSVYQFQLTPTALDPVGKIEIAVGDGEWNEVTSGSASENLPLQVGGNKIVVRVTDSIGNVTTYKINVTRASSDNGNNNGGNNGGGGNTGGNSGSTPAPTPTPAPVPTPTPAPVKDNLETTRDGNHQPFATSKPSDNKETLVQVDPAKLNVAMSQGTGQQFAIHSPNDGDMKVDGLTLETLKQLVDQGSKLNISNPLAIYPVPGGKMDVNGVSRQLGNAALNDIDVHVDIARSSDALIDSAETRAASQGYELLVTPVDLDLTFTKDGQTVRSGQLNGYAPKYIALPEGIDPNRITTGVIINPDGSIFHVPTVVTKISSRYYALINDLRSSGSYSVIWNPQDFEDARSHWGKTDVNNIAARLDLQGNGDNTFSPNRQVTRSEFAEIVVLGLGLMRQDAPQNLFPDVNDSAWFRFAVALANEFGIVRGYDNGNFNGNQEITREQGFAMVARAYRLIEPEAAISPDQMNSELERYSDAADVSNWAKEDVAQLIAAGIIQGNGPEVLSPKTTMTRAEVTALIARMLKVTDLIDQ